In the Acidimicrobiales bacterium genome, one interval contains:
- a CDS encoding glycosyltransferase translates to MAAPTDVAALVVTYRAGEALHECLASLRRAGAGQVLVADNGDDGAGDAVLARFPEVAYRAFPDNPGYGEAANRLLAECTAPYALVLNADTAVQPGALEALARHLDDHPRAAVVGPRLVHPDGALQPSCYPDPSPWELFLEESRLGEVLPRRRSLRRWAHDEARAVPWVLGAALALRVKAVAEVDGFDPGYFLYYEEVDLCHRLRRAGWEVHFQPAAVVTHHGGVSTSQEPGRSTTTLFTSAARFHDLHGTPADRLGLRAAVGAVMVARLARDTVRRRDDAAAVWRRVLADAAKGWPRSGPPRRSPRPRRRVLHVAPFVPDVDGAHGASRVLGGLLDATADRHDVGLVHLQGPEEPDLAPALADRLAVVRSVPRPAPRQPGDGRLGVLAGLLRGRPMWAHDWWVPAMADEVATVVEEWRPDVVHVDLVVMAPYLRAVPRSATVTVLTDHDPPVPAAVAACRQHRGARLLAHAADVVAWWWTERSALRSVDALVVFTEADRQRLAGMAGRTPVVTIPLAVRIPERPLDPLGTDPCGVVFVGGAHHPPNVDAVHRLTTGVLPRLVEAVPDVRLYVVGSHPDGSVAAGDHVVLTGRVDDVGPWLDRAAVVVAPMRLGGGMRVKVLDALAAGKAVVATPVALAGLDVAEAGGAVAAETDAELADAVAALLLDPARRVEVATRARAWAEANLTWSSRADGYERLHDRVLGAAR, encoded by the coding sequence GTGGCCGCGCCGACCGACGTCGCCGCCCTCGTCGTCACCTACCGGGCCGGCGAGGCGCTCCACGAGTGCCTGGCCTCGCTGCGCCGGGCCGGCGCCGGCCAGGTGCTGGTGGCGGACAACGGCGACGACGGCGCCGGCGACGCCGTCCTGGCCCGGTTCCCCGAGGTCGCCTACCGCGCCTTCCCCGACAACCCGGGCTACGGCGAGGCGGCCAACCGCCTCCTGGCCGAGTGCACGGCCCCGTACGCGCTGGTGCTGAACGCCGACACGGCGGTGCAGCCCGGCGCGCTGGAGGCGCTGGCCCGCCACCTCGACGACCACCCGAGGGCGGCCGTCGTCGGCCCCCGGCTCGTCCACCCCGACGGCGCCCTCCAGCCGTCCTGCTACCCCGACCCGTCCCCGTGGGAGCTGTTCCTCGAGGAGAGCCGCCTCGGCGAGGTGCTGCCCCGGCGCCGGTCGCTGCGCCGGTGGGCGCACGACGAGGCTCGGGCCGTGCCGTGGGTGCTCGGCGCCGCGCTCGCCCTACGGGTGAAGGCGGTGGCCGAGGTCGACGGCTTCGACCCCGGCTACTTCCTGTACTACGAGGAGGTCGACCTCTGCCACCGGCTGCGGCGGGCCGGCTGGGAGGTGCACTTCCAGCCGGCCGCCGTCGTCACCCACCACGGCGGGGTCAGCACGTCCCAGGAGCCGGGGCGCTCGACCACCACCCTGTTCACGAGCGCGGCCCGCTTCCACGACCTGCACGGCACCCCGGCCGACCGCCTCGGCCTGCGGGCCGCCGTCGGCGCGGTCATGGTCGCCCGCCTGGCCCGCGACACGGTCCGCCGGCGGGACGACGCCGCGGCCGTGTGGCGGCGGGTGCTGGCCGACGCGGCGAAGGGGTGGCCGCGCTCGGGCCCGCCCCGCCGCTCCCCCCGGCCCCGCCGCCGGGTCCTCCACGTCGCGCCGTTCGTGCCCGACGTGGACGGGGCCCACGGCGCCAGCCGGGTGCTCGGCGGGCTGCTCGACGCCACCGCCGACCGCCACGACGTGGGCCTCGTCCACCTCCAGGGCCCCGAGGAGCCCGACCTCGCCCCCGCCCTCGCCGACCGGCTCGCCGTCGTCCGCTCGGTGCCCCGGCCGGCGCCCCGCCAGCCGGGCGACGGCCGCCTCGGCGTGCTGGCCGGGCTGCTGCGGGGCCGGCCCATGTGGGCCCACGACTGGTGGGTGCCGGCCATGGCCGACGAGGTCGCCACGGTGGTCGAGGAGTGGCGGCCCGACGTCGTCCACGTCGACCTCGTGGTGATGGCCCCCTACCTGCGGGCCGTGCCGAGGAGCGCCACCGTCACGGTGCTGACCGACCACGACCCGCCGGTGCCGGCCGCCGTGGCCGCCTGCCGGCAGCACCGCGGCGCCCGGCTGCTGGCCCACGCGGCCGACGTCGTCGCCTGGTGGTGGACCGAGCGGTCGGCGCTGCGCTCGGTCGACGCGCTGGTCGTGTTCACCGAGGCCGACCGGCAGCGGCTGGCCGGGATGGCCGGCCGGACGCCGGTCGTCACCATCCCGCTCGCCGTGCGCATCCCCGAGCGCCCGCTCGACCCGCTCGGCACCGACCCGTGCGGCGTGGTGTTCGTGGGCGGCGCCCACCACCCGCCCAACGTCGACGCCGTCCACCGGCTCACCACCGGCGTCCTCCCCCGCCTGGTCGAGGCCGTGCCCGACGTGCGGCTGTACGTGGTCGGCTCCCATCCCGACGGGTCGGTGGCGGCCGGCGACCACGTGGTGCTCACCGGCCGGGTCGACGACGTCGGCCCGTGGCTCGACCGGGCGGCCGTGGTCGTCGCGCCGATGCGCCTCGGCGGCGGCATGCGGGTGAAGGTGCTCGACGCGCTGGCCGCCGGCAAGGCGGTGGTCGCCACGCCGGTGGCGCTGGCCGGCCTGGACGTGGCCGAGGCCGGCGGGGCGGTGGCGGCCGAGACCGACGCCGAGCTGGCCGACGCCGTCGCCGCCCTGCTCCTCGACCCGGCCCGCCGGGTCGAGGTGGCGACGCGGGCGAGGGCGTGGGCCGAGGCCAACCTCACGTGGTCGTCCCGCGCCGACGGGTACGAGCGGCTGCACGACCGGGTCCTCGGGGCGGCCCGGTGA
- a CDS encoding polysaccharide ABC transporter ATP-binding protein — protein sequence MAEPAVRVEDLGKRYALGEREQYLALRDVLARAPGRLAGRLRRGREAGPRERPHAWALRHLTFDVHHGEVVGVIGNNGAGKSTLLKLLSRITYPTEGRAVMRGRVGSLLEVGSGFHPELTGAENILLNGAILGMRKAEVDRRFDEIVEFSGVSEFLSTPVKRYSTGMYMRLAFAVAAHLEPEILVVDEVLAVGDAEFQRKCLGRMRELAGGQGRTVLFVSHNMDAVQQLCSRTIWLEGGRLVADGPSDEVVPRYLSAVAEETTAGSWVTVDDANRAGSGEARFAALRYRGIGAGGDLLPRVGGPLEVDLVIEATKPVRVGSLAVFLSTMGGTKLVNADPVVGHDLPLELPAGRSEWRLVIRNVHLSAGTYRLGLWVARGRGDRAWSVYDRVDAACDLVVSDPPGEGPVVGRGLVPCEFELTALGAGGGDVARPAG from the coding sequence GTGGCGGAGCCGGCGGTGCGCGTCGAGGACCTCGGGAAGCGGTACGCGCTCGGCGAGCGCGAGCAGTACCTCGCGCTGCGGGACGTGCTGGCGCGCGCCCCGGGCCGCCTGGCCGGCCGGCTGCGCCGGGGCCGGGAGGCCGGCCCCCGCGAGCGGCCCCACGCCTGGGCGCTGCGCCACCTCACCTTCGACGTCCACCACGGCGAGGTCGTCGGCGTCATCGGCAACAACGGGGCCGGCAAGAGCACGCTGCTGAAGCTGCTCAGCCGCATCACGTACCCGACCGAGGGCCGGGCCGTCATGCGGGGCCGGGTCGGCTCGCTGCTCGAGGTCGGCAGCGGCTTCCACCCCGAGCTCACCGGGGCCGAGAACATCCTCCTGAACGGCGCCATCCTCGGCATGCGCAAGGCCGAGGTCGACCGTCGCTTCGACGAGATCGTCGAGTTCTCGGGCGTGTCGGAGTTCCTGAGCACGCCGGTGAAGCGGTACTCGACCGGGATGTACATGCGGCTGGCGTTTGCCGTGGCCGCCCACCTCGAGCCCGAGATCCTCGTCGTCGACGAGGTGCTGGCCGTGGGCGACGCCGAGTTCCAGCGCAAGTGCCTCGGCCGCATGCGGGAGCTGGCCGGCGGCCAGGGCCGCACCGTCCTGTTCGTCAGCCACAACATGGACGCCGTCCAGCAGCTGTGCAGCCGCACGATCTGGCTGGAGGGCGGCCGCCTGGTGGCCGACGGCCCGAGCGACGAGGTCGTCCCCCGCTACCTCTCGGCGGTGGCCGAGGAGACCACGGCCGGGAGCTGGGTGACGGTCGACGACGCCAACCGGGCCGGGAGCGGCGAGGCCCGGTTCGCGGCGCTGCGCTACCGGGGCATCGGCGCCGGCGGCGACCTGCTCCCCCGGGTGGGCGGGCCGCTCGAGGTCGACCTCGTCATCGAGGCGACGAAGCCCGTGCGGGTCGGCAGCCTGGCCGTGTTCCTCTCGACGATGGGCGGCACCAAGCTGGTCAACGCCGACCCCGTGGTCGGCCACGACCTGCCCCTCGAGCTGCCGGCCGGCCGCAGCGAGTGGCGCCTGGTGATCCGCAACGTCCACCTGAGCGCGGGCACCTACCGGCTCGGCCTCTGGGTCGCGCGAGGCCGGGGCGACCGGGCCTGGTCGGTGTACGACCGGGTCGACGCCGCCTGCGACCTCGTCGTGAGCGACCCGCCGGGCGAGGGGCCGGTGGTCGGCAGGGGCCTCGTCCCCTGCGAGTTCGAGCTCACCGCGCTGGGCGCCGGCGGCGGCGACGTGGCCAGGCCGGCGGGCTGA
- a CDS encoding ABC transporter permease: MANRWEVGAPALLTVNEPPTGWPAPGLGEVHQYRELLYFFTWRDVKVRYKQTALGAAWAILQPVLAMVIFTLIFGRLARLDSDGVPYPLFAYAALVPWTFFSNAVTQGANSLVQNERIITKIYFPRLILPMASVVAVLVDLALSAVVLVGLMLWYGVAPGVAALTLPLFVLLAAVTACGVGFFLSAVNVRYRDVRYFLPFLVQLWLFVTPVVYSADLVPPGWQFVYGLNPMVGAVEGFRWALLGTDGLDLGALASSVVTSTVILLVGLVTFRRMEITFADEV; this comes from the coding sequence GTGGCGAACCGCTGGGAGGTCGGCGCCCCCGCGCTCCTGACCGTGAACGAGCCCCCGACGGGCTGGCCCGCGCCCGGGCTCGGGGAGGTCCACCAGTACCGGGAGCTCCTCTACTTCTTCACCTGGCGGGACGTGAAGGTCCGCTACAAGCAGACCGCGCTCGGCGCGGCGTGGGCGATCCTCCAGCCCGTCCTCGCCATGGTCATCTTCACGCTGATCTTCGGACGGCTGGCCCGCCTCGACTCCGACGGCGTGCCCTACCCGCTCTTCGCCTACGCCGCGCTGGTGCCGTGGACGTTCTTCTCCAACGCCGTCACCCAGGGCGCCAACAGCCTCGTCCAGAACGAGCGCATCATCACCAAGATCTACTTCCCCCGGCTGATCCTCCCGATGGCCAGCGTGGTCGCCGTCCTCGTCGACCTCGCCCTGTCGGCCGTCGTGCTCGTCGGGCTGATGCTCTGGTACGGGGTGGCGCCGGGGGTCGCCGCGCTGACCCTCCCGCTGTTCGTCCTCCTCGCCGCCGTGACGGCGTGCGGCGTCGGCTTCTTCCTCTCCGCCGTCAACGTGCGCTACCGCGACGTCCGCTACTTCCTGCCCTTCCTCGTGCAGCTGTGGCTGTTCGTCACGCCGGTCGTCTACTCGGCCGACCTCGTCCCGCCCGGCTGGCAGTTCGTCTACGGGCTGAACCCGATGGTCGGCGCCGTCGAGGGCTTCCGCTGGGCGCTGCTCGGCACCGACGGCCTCGACCTCGGCGCGCTCGCCTCGTCGGTCGTCACCTCCACCGTCATCCTCCTGGTCGGTCTCGTCACCTTCCGGCGGATGGAGATCACGTTCGCGGACGAGGTGTGA
- a CDS encoding DinB family protein: protein MDVAALLLELFGRVPPLAEAAVDGLDTDALTARPAPGANPVGWLVWHLARVQDHHLAELLGEDQVWVGGDWAARCGLDPDPSNTGYGHSEDEVAAVRPEGAGVLLDYLDAVHARTTAMLAGLAADDLDRVVDRRWDPPVTLGVRLVSVADDALQHAGQAAYARGLLQR from the coding sequence GTGGACGTCGCCGCCCTGCTGCTGGAGCTGTTCGGACGGGTGCCGCCGCTGGCCGAGGCGGCGGTCGACGGGCTCGACACCGACGCGCTGACGGCCCGGCCGGCGCCGGGCGCCAACCCGGTCGGCTGGCTCGTGTGGCACCTCGCCAGGGTCCAGGACCACCACCTCGCCGAGCTGCTCGGCGAGGACCAGGTGTGGGTGGGCGGCGACTGGGCCGCCCGCTGCGGCCTCGACCCCGACCCGTCGAACACCGGCTACGGGCACTCGGAGGACGAGGTGGCGGCCGTGCGGCCCGAGGGCGCCGGCGTGCTCCTCGACTACCTCGACGCCGTCCACGCGAGGACGACCGCCATGCTCGCCGGCCTGGCCGCGGACGACCTCGACCGGGTCGTCGACCGCCGCTGGGACCCGCCGGTGACCCTCGGCGTCCGCCTGGTGAGCGTGGCCGACGACGCCCTCCAACACGCCGGCCAGGCCGCCTACGCCCGCGGCCTGCTGCAACGCTGA
- a CDS encoding inositol monophosphatase family protein, which yields MDDPALLDVLREAARAVRRALDDLSDWGPSGARPDQYASDVVADAAVLSVLDAAGLAVLSEETGLHGDGRDVVVVVDPVDGSTNAAAGVPWFATSLCAVDADGPRVAVVQDHASGVRFEAVRGGGAWRDGAPVQPSDRRRLEGAFLAVTGWPPQHLGWSQFRSLGALALDLCAVASGVFDAYVDFSHDGHGPWDWLAGLLVCSEAGAGVADAFGRELVVVDHAARRTLVAGATRDVLEEALAARRSVA from the coding sequence GTGGACGACCCGGCCCTGCTCGACGTGCTGCGGGAGGCGGCGCGGGCCGTGCGCCGGGCGCTCGACGACCTGTCCGACTGGGGCCCGTCGGGCGCCCGGCCCGACCAGTACGCGTCCGACGTCGTGGCCGACGCCGCCGTCCTGTCCGTGCTCGACGCGGCCGGCCTCGCCGTGCTCAGCGAGGAGACCGGCCTGCACGGCGACGGGCGGGACGTCGTCGTCGTCGTCGACCCCGTCGACGGGTCCACCAACGCGGCCGCCGGCGTGCCGTGGTTCGCCACCAGCCTGTGCGCGGTCGACGCCGACGGGCCGCGGGTGGCCGTCGTCCAGGACCACGCGTCCGGGGTGCGGTTCGAGGCCGTGCGGGGCGGCGGGGCGTGGCGGGACGGCGCGCCCGTCCAGCCGTCCGACCGGCGGCGGCTGGAGGGCGCCTTCCTCGCCGTGACCGGGTGGCCGCCCCAGCACCTCGGCTGGTCGCAGTTCCGCTCGCTCGGCGCGCTGGCGCTCGACCTGTGCGCGGTCGCGTCCGGGGTGTTCGACGCCTACGTCGACTTCAGCCACGACGGCCACGGACCCTGGGACTGGCTGGCCGGGCTGCTGGTGTGCTCCGAGGCCGGGGCCGGCGTGGCCGATGCGTTCGGGCGGGAGCTGGTCGTCGTCGACCACGCCGCCCGGCGCACGCTCGTGGCGGGGGCGACGCGGGACGTGCTGGAGGAGGCGCTCGCCGCCCGCCGCTCGGTGGCGTGA
- a CDS encoding NUDIX hydrolase → MTARDRAHGALLGVYRRLPVQGRRLVVRRLAPTYTVGAVCAIERGDGRILLVRLAYRHRWGMPGGLLKRGETPADAARREVHEEVGFDVDLVGEPAVVVDPLPRRVDVVFMARPVDGTDLDGVAPRSPEILDARWFRLDHLPELQHETAQALVAVGRRVAPPLAGA, encoded by the coding sequence GTGACCGCCCGCGACCGCGCCCACGGCGCCCTCCTCGGCGTGTACCGCCGCCTCCCCGTGCAGGGGCGGCGGCTGGTCGTCCGCCGGCTCGCCCCCACCTACACGGTCGGGGCCGTGTGCGCCATCGAGCGGGGCGACGGCCGCATCCTGCTCGTGCGCCTCGCCTACCGGCACCGGTGGGGGATGCCGGGCGGCCTGCTGAAGCGGGGCGAGACCCCGGCCGACGCCGCCCGCCGCGAGGTGCACGAGGAGGTCGGCTTCGACGTCGACCTCGTCGGCGAGCCGGCCGTCGTGGTCGACCCCCTGCCCCGCCGGGTCGACGTGGTGTTCATGGCCCGGCCCGTCGACGGCACCGACCTCGACGGCGTCGCCCCCCGCTCCCCGGAGATCCTCGACGCCCGCTGGTTCCGCCTCGACCACCTGCCCGAGCTCCAGCACGAGACGGCCCAGGCGCTCGTCGCCGTCGGCCGCCGGGTGGCACCACCCTTGGCCGGCGCTTAG
- a CDS encoding VOC family protein, whose amino-acid sequence MPEWISPSQFHASDGIDDWRVLGAGVGAHFTAGSLTAGADLVRAVAEAAREAGCDPAVDLRADGVTVRLPGTEHGLDARYVDLARRISAAAGEAGATADPAAVQDVQTAIDAMDIPSVRRFWAAVLAYEEWGDEDVVDPHRQGPPIWFQQMDAPRPQRNRIHFDVFVPHDQAQARIAAALAAGGRMVSDAHAPASWLLADPEGNEVCVATWQGRD is encoded by the coding sequence ATGCCCGAATGGATCTCGCCATCCCAGTTCCACGCGTCCGACGGCATCGACGACTGGCGGGTGCTCGGGGCCGGCGTCGGCGCCCACTTCACGGCCGGCTCGCTCACCGCCGGTGCCGACCTCGTGCGGGCCGTCGCCGAGGCGGCGCGGGAGGCGGGCTGCGACCCGGCCGTGGACCTGCGGGCCGACGGCGTCACCGTCCGCCTGCCCGGCACCGAGCACGGCCTGGACGCCCGCTACGTCGACCTCGCCCGGCGCATCTCCGCCGCGGCCGGCGAGGCCGGCGCCACCGCCGACCCGGCCGCCGTGCAGGACGTGCAGACGGCCATCGACGCCATGGACATCCCGTCGGTGCGGCGGTTCTGGGCGGCCGTGCTGGCCTACGAGGAGTGGGGCGACGAGGACGTGGTCGACCCCCACCGGCAGGGCCCGCCGATCTGGTTCCAGCAGATGGACGCGCCCCGCCCGCAGCGCAACCGCATCCACTTCGACGTGTTCGTGCCCCACGACCAGGCCCAGGCCCGCATCGCCGCCGCGCTCGCGGCCGGCGGCCGGATGGTCAGCGACGCCCACGCCCCCGCTTCGTGGCTCCTCGCCGACCCCGAGGGCAACGAGGTGTGCGTGGCCACCTGGCAGGGCCGGGATTGA
- a CDS encoding DUF523 domain-containing protein, whose amino-acid sequence MRPARPALVVSACLLGVRCNHEGGASPSDAVLALRGGYRLVPICPETAGGLPTPRPAAERSVADGRVRTADGTDVTPAYERGAAATVRLAAATGAAAAVLKARSPSCGCHQVYDGSFTRRRVDGEGLTAEALRAAGVTVWDEEDVEAAGGLPGAPAP is encoded by the coding sequence GTGCGCCCCGCCCGCCCTGCGCTCGTGGTGTCGGCCTGCCTGCTCGGGGTGCGGTGCAACCATGAGGGCGGCGCGTCGCCGTCCGACGCCGTGCTCGCCCTGCGCGGCGGCTACCGGCTGGTGCCGATCTGCCCGGAGACGGCCGGCGGCCTGCCCACGCCCCGGCCGGCGGCCGAGCGATCGGTCGCCGACGGGCGGGTGCGGACGGCCGACGGCACCGACGTCACCCCCGCCTACGAGCGGGGCGCGGCGGCCACCGTCCGCCTCGCCGCCGCCACCGGCGCGGCGGCCGCCGTCCTCAAGGCCAGGTCGCCGTCGTGCGGTTGCCACCAGGTCTACGACGGCAGCTTCACCCGGCGCCGGGTCGACGGCGAGGGGCTGACGGCGGAGGCGCTCCGGGCCGCCGGCGTCACCGTGTGGGACGAGGAGGACGTCGAGGCCGCCGGCGGCCTGCCCGGAGCGCCGGCGCCGTAG
- a CDS encoding ester cyclase: MSAENEAVVRRYYEQVCNGRELALAADLFTTDHRLHDPQVPAADGPQGIADAVRAYQDGVDGHWTVEEIFSAGDRVVVRWTGSGTHVGDMNGIPPTGRSIRVDAISIHRVEDGKVAETWEVWDTLGFLQQLGVVPTPG, encoded by the coding sequence ATGTCCGCCGAGAACGAGGCCGTCGTCCGCCGCTACTACGAGCAGGTGTGCAACGGGCGGGAGCTGGCGCTCGCCGCCGACCTGTTCACCACCGACCACCGCCTGCACGACCCGCAGGTGCCCGCGGCCGACGGGCCCCAGGGCATCGCCGACGCCGTGCGCGCCTACCAGGACGGGGTGGACGGGCACTGGACGGTCGAGGAGATCTTCTCCGCCGGCGACCGCGTGGTGGTCCGGTGGACGGGCAGCGGCACCCACGTCGGCGACATGAACGGGATCCCGCCGACCGGCCGGTCCATCCGGGTCGACGCCATCTCGATCCACCGCGTCGAGGACGGCAAGGTGGCCGAGACGTGGGAGGTCTGGGACACGCTCGGCTTCCTCCAGCAGCTGGGGGTGGTCCCCACCCCCGGCTGA
- a CDS encoding DUF971 domain-containing protein, with protein sequence MPDPYEPASVDVDRAAGVTITFADGVVARFDLASLRLGCPCATCRALRDRGEDVWPRPGSPTPLRIDDARLHGAWGLAITWNDGHSTGIYPFDALRRWHDGRAHPG encoded by the coding sequence GTGCCGGATCCCTACGAGCCCGCCTCGGTCGACGTCGACCGCGCGGCCGGGGTGACGATCACGTTCGCCGACGGCGTCGTCGCCCGGTTCGACCTGGCGTCGCTGCGGCTCGGGTGCCCGTGCGCGACGTGCCGGGCGCTGCGGGACCGGGGCGAGGACGTGTGGCCCCGCCCGGGCAGCCCGACCCCGCTGCGCATCGACGACGCCCGCCTCCACGGCGCCTGGGGCCTCGCCATCACCTGGAACGACGGGCACTCGACCGGGATCTACCCCTTCGACGCGCTCCGACGGTGGCACGACGGGCGGGCGCACCCGGGCTGA
- a CDS encoding helix-turn-helix transcriptional regulator — MARQSRSDDQRALGASLVGVLVSARLGPPERTQAAIASEANVPLDTLRKLEHRPPADPGFFLVARLARVLGLSLDRLANEMVRHADR; from the coding sequence ATGGCACGCCAGAGCCGATCGGACGACCAGCGCGCCCTGGGCGCATCGCTCGTGGGCGTCCTCGTGTCGGCACGCCTCGGGCCACCGGAACGGACGCAAGCGGCGATAGCCAGCGAGGCGAACGTGCCCCTCGACACGCTACGGAAGCTCGAGCACCGTCCGCCTGCCGATCCGGGGTTCTTCCTCGTGGCCCGACTTGCTCGCGTACTCGGCCTCAGCCTCGACCGTCTCGCCAACGAGATGGTGCGCCATGCTGACCGCTGA
- a CDS encoding DUF3040 domain-containing protein, protein MIDHPEHVELTPGERVLLDDIERSLAAVDPRLAARLSTHRWSGRRWRRARLPAGALGAVLGLAGMVVSAVSGELWAGTAAVALAAGGVVAASDEVRDRAEEAVGEPRRRRLPLRRPRRA, encoded by the coding sequence GTGATCGACCACCCCGAGCACGTGGAGCTCACGCCGGGCGAGCGCGTCCTCCTCGACGACATCGAGCGGTCGCTGGCCGCCGTCGACCCCCGCCTGGCCGCCCGCCTGTCGACCCACCGCTGGAGCGGCCGGCGCTGGCGCCGGGCCCGGCTCCCGGCCGGCGCGCTCGGCGCCGTCCTCGGCCTGGCCGGCATGGTCGTGTCCGCCGTCTCCGGCGAGCTGTGGGCCGGCACGGCCGCGGTCGCCCTGGCCGCCGGCGGCGTCGTCGCCGCGTCGGACGAGGTCCGGGACCGGGCCGAGGAGGCCGTCGGCGAGCCCCGGCGCCGCCGCCTGCCCCTCCGCCGCCCCCGCCGCGCCTGA